The following are encoded in a window of Streptomyces sp. Go-475 genomic DNA:
- a CDS encoding MFS transporter: protein MSETASKALGAPAAPDAGRWKALVFIALAQLMVVLDATIVNIALPSAQQDLGISDGNRQWVVTAYALAFGGLLLFGGRIADLWGRKRTFVLGLAGFAAASALGGAATNEAMMFGSRALQGVFGALLAPAALSLLAVMFTDAKERAKAFGIYGAIAGGGGAVGLILGGFLTEYLDWRWTFFVNIPFAVIAAAGAYFVIREPEGGRNRSPLDIPGVILSTLGLVALVYGFTRAESDGWSDSVTVGMFVASAALLLAFVVVESKVKAPLLPLRVVTERNRGGIYLSLGLAIIAMFGLFLFLTYYLQIVKGYSPVKTGFAFLPMIAGMITGSTQIGTRLMTRVAPRLLMGPGFLVAALGMLLLTQLEIDSSYAALLLPAMLLLGLGMGTAFMPAMSLATQGVEPRDSGVASAMVNTSQQVGGAIGTALLNTIAASATTSYIADHIVGATSRSQQQLVQLEGMVQGYTSAIWFAVGILVVAAAIALTFVNAGRPNMTAVTGSGEGAADEVQIPVVAH, encoded by the coding sequence ATGTCTGAAACAGCCTCAAAGGCTCTCGGCGCTCCGGCCGCACCGGACGCCGGCCGCTGGAAAGCGCTCGTCTTCATCGCGCTCGCCCAGCTGATGGTCGTCCTCGACGCCACCATCGTGAACATCGCCCTGCCCTCCGCCCAGCAGGACCTCGGCATCTCCGACGGCAACCGGCAGTGGGTCGTCACGGCCTACGCCCTCGCCTTCGGCGGCCTGCTCCTGTTCGGCGGGCGGATAGCCGACCTGTGGGGACGCAAGCGCACCTTCGTCCTCGGTCTCGCGGGCTTCGCCGCGGCCTCCGCCCTCGGCGGGGCGGCCACCAACGAGGCCATGATGTTCGGCTCCCGCGCCCTCCAGGGCGTCTTCGGCGCCCTGCTCGCGCCCGCCGCGCTCTCCCTGCTCGCCGTGATGTTCACCGACGCCAAGGAACGCGCCAAGGCGTTCGGCATCTACGGCGCGATCGCCGGCGGCGGCGGTGCCGTCGGCCTGATCCTGGGCGGCTTCCTCACCGAGTACCTGGACTGGCGCTGGACGTTCTTCGTGAACATCCCGTTCGCCGTCATCGCCGCGGCCGGCGCCTACTTCGTCATCCGTGAGCCGGAGGGCGGCCGCAACCGCTCCCCGCTCGACATCCCCGGCGTGATCCTGTCCACCCTCGGCCTGGTCGCCCTCGTCTACGGCTTCACCCGCGCCGAGTCGGACGGCTGGAGCGACTCCGTGACCGTCGGCATGTTCGTCGCCTCGGCCGCGCTGCTGCTGGCCTTCGTGGTCGTCGAGTCCAAGGTCAAGGCCCCGCTGCTGCCGCTGCGCGTGGTCACCGAGCGCAACCGCGGGGGCATCTACCTCTCCCTCGGTCTCGCGATCATCGCGATGTTCGGCCTGTTCCTCTTCCTGACCTACTACCTGCAGATCGTGAAGGGCTACTCGCCGGTCAAGACCGGGTTCGCCTTCCTGCCGATGATCGCGGGCATGATCACGGGCTCCACCCAGATCGGCACCCGCCTGATGACCCGGGTCGCGCCGCGCCTGCTGATGGGTCCGGGCTTCCTGGTCGCCGCGCTCGGCATGCTGCTGCTGACGCAGCTGGAGATCGACTCCTCGTACGCGGCGCTGCTGCTGCCCGCGATGCTGCTGCTCGGCCTCGGCATGGGTACGGCGTTCATGCCGGCCATGTCCCTGGCCACGCAGGGCGTCGAGCCCCGGGACTCCGGTGTCGCCTCCGCGATGGTCAACACCTCGCAGCAGGTGGGCGGCGCGATCGGCACGGCCCTGCTCAACACCATCGCCGCCTCGGCGACGACCTCCTACATCGCCGACCACATCGTGGGGGCGACCAGCCGGTCCCAGCAGCAGCTGGTCCAGCTGGAGGGCATGGTGCAGGGCTACACCAGCGCCATCTGGTTCGCCGTCGGCATCCTCGTGGTGGCCGCCGCGATCGCCCTGACCTTCGTCAACGCCGGCCGCCCGAACATGACCGCGGTGACCGGCTCCGGCGAGGGCGCGGCGGACGAGGTGCAGATCCCGGTCGTCGCCCACTGA
- a CDS encoding TetR/AcrR family transcriptional regulator: MQTATPVQRKAPRPRADALRNRERIVTAAREMFVEHGPEVPLDEIARRAGVGNATVYRNFPDRDALVREVVCSVMDRTAAAAEVALTETGDAFEALERFVHAAADERISALCPMISSTFDKHHPDLEAARERVERLIAEVMDRARAAGQLRSDVDVGDVMIAVAQLSRPPAGTDCVRADRFVHRHLQLFLDGLRAPARSALPGAAVTLEDLRRP, from the coding sequence GTGCAGACCGCCACCCCCGTACAGCGCAAGGCGCCCCGGCCGCGCGCCGACGCCCTGCGCAACCGGGAGCGGATCGTCACCGCCGCCCGGGAGATGTTCGTCGAGCACGGCCCCGAGGTGCCGCTCGACGAGATCGCCCGCCGGGCCGGCGTCGGCAACGCCACGGTGTACCGCAACTTCCCGGACCGCGACGCGCTGGTCCGCGAGGTCGTCTGCTCCGTCATGGACCGTACGGCCGCCGCGGCGGAGGTCGCGCTCACCGAGACCGGGGACGCGTTCGAGGCGCTGGAGCGCTTCGTGCACGCCGCCGCCGACGAGCGGATCAGCGCGCTGTGCCCGATGATCTCCAGCACGTTCGACAAGCACCACCCGGATCTGGAGGCCGCGCGCGAACGGGTCGAGCGGCTGATCGCCGAGGTCATGGACCGGGCCAGGGCGGCCGGTCAGCTCCGCTCCGACGTGGACGTCGGGGACGTCATGATCGCCGTGGCCCAGCTCAGCAGGCCCCCGGCCGGTACGGACTGCGTCCGTGCCGACCGCTTCGTCCACCGTCATCTCCAGCTGTTCCTGGACGGGCTGCGGGCTCCCGCTCGTTCCGCTCTGCCGGGCGCGGCCGTGACCTTGGAGGACCTGCGTCGACCCTGA
- a CDS encoding M6 family metalloprotease domain-containing protein, protein MQPQPRGRGPGSAGPLGRRISRRRLAALACVTSLTFTVSTSTGTGRLAPGTTAAGAGPIALSHSSAHAPCLIRGAREVQMSEGIPTSEGYSRSTGTVRALTLMIDFSDAPGEGRALDRFREFFPQTRHWFRTSSYGRLDYRPETPVPSWLRMPRSFREYGIERGAPFDPGYRALVRDIVAAADPKVDFRGYDLLNVLVTPNAGPSALDTVLSVTFAGNPEAPPADGVPVANASFVYSRQDDGSGSYDRTGYRVLPHENGHVFGLPDLYTAEGGGAVGHWDIMSEDWGANNDFLGWHKWKLGWLDADQVHCAASPGTTEYTLTPLARAGGPKLVFVPLNGRTGYAVELRTRAGNDEAVCRPGVLIYKVDAEVDTGMGPVTVYDSRRDSGGCTRAPNVHAELSDAPFRAGETFRDARSGVVIKVVGAEAGADGGYRVRVTRE, encoded by the coding sequence ATGCAGCCGCAGCCCCGGGGCCGCGGGCCGGGCAGCGCGGGGCCGCTCGGCCGCCGGATATCCCGGCGCCGCCTGGCCGCGCTGGCCTGCGTGACCTCCCTGACCTTCACGGTCAGCACCTCGACCGGCACGGGCCGCCTCGCCCCGGGCACCACAGCGGCCGGAGCGGGCCCGATCGCCCTGTCCCACAGCTCCGCGCACGCCCCCTGCCTGATCCGCGGCGCCCGCGAGGTCCAGATGTCCGAGGGCATCCCCACCTCCGAGGGCTACTCCCGCTCCACCGGCACCGTCCGCGCCCTCACCCTGATGATCGACTTCTCCGACGCCCCCGGCGAGGGCAGGGCCCTGGACCGCTTCCGGGAGTTCTTCCCGCAGACCCGCCACTGGTTCCGCACCAGCTCCTACGGCCGCCTCGACTACCGCCCCGAGACCCCGGTCCCGTCCTGGCTGCGGATGCCGCGGTCCTTCCGCGAGTACGGCATAGAGCGGGGCGCCCCCTTCGACCCGGGCTACCGCGCGCTCGTCCGGGACATAGTCGCCGCGGCCGACCCGAAGGTGGACTTCCGCGGCTACGACCTGCTGAACGTGCTCGTGACCCCCAATGCCGGCCCCTCCGCCCTGGACACGGTCCTGTCCGTCACCTTCGCCGGGAATCCCGAGGCCCCGCCGGCGGACGGCGTCCCCGTCGCCAACGCCTCCTTCGTCTACTCCCGCCAGGACGACGGCTCGGGCTCCTACGACCGCACCGGCTACCGCGTCCTCCCCCACGAGAACGGCCACGTCTTCGGCCTGCCCGACCTGTACACCGCGGAGGGCGGGGGCGCGGTCGGCCACTGGGACATCATGAGCGAGGACTGGGGCGCCAACAACGACTTCCTCGGCTGGCACAAGTGGAAGCTGGGCTGGCTGGACGCCGACCAGGTGCACTGCGCGGCCTCCCCCGGCACCACGGAGTACACCCTGACACCGCTGGCCCGGGCCGGCGGCCCCAAACTGGTCTTCGTCCCCCTGAACGGCCGGACCGGCTACGCCGTCGAACTGCGCACCCGCGCGGGCAACGACGAGGCCGTGTGCCGCCCCGGCGTCCTCATCTACAAGGTCGACGCGGAGGTGGACACGGGCATGGGCCCGGTCACCGTCTACGACTCCCGCCGCGACAGCGGCGGCTGCACGCGCGCACCGAACGTCCACGCGGAGCTGTCGGACGCGCCGTTCAGGGCCGGGGAGACGTTCAGGGACGCGCGGAGCGGGGTCGTGATCAAGGTGGTCGGGGCGGAGGCGGGGGCGGACGGCGGATACCGGGTGCGGGTGACCAGGGAGTAG
- a CDS encoding IclR family transcriptional regulator C-terminal domain-containing protein, whose protein sequence is MRGIAVLRELTKADGTLSLSGLERATGLARSTVDRITATLARMGYVRVDGRDVHLSPRLMELGNAYLSALRLPALLSPHADALADELDESVSLAVADRDGIRFIHQATRRRAMSLSFRIGDLLPAERTAPGPLFATEWTTADWQRWRERRAADPRDLSFTAVPPRRYGADARYDEDFVRRTEEASANGWAVDDQLIEPGLVAISAPVRSPHAHDESTTGGGDVRAGGRGEGHAGAGRIACVASIVSHTSRHTAHNLRTTLLPRLRSAVTEMEEELRRTPPPEPGPPPSDLALWTGESKLRLGRDFIESLARGLTVLTAFGEGRPELTLTEVARATGLARATARRALITYEHLNLVTTREARTFSLTPRVLSLGYPPLSRTSLPEIAQPHLADLTSRIHESTSLAVLSDSGEEIQCTARVATGRVMSVNITVGTRLPAHATALGRVLLADWADDHPLRNALATVRSQGYALVDEELEEGLRSLAVPIRDRAGRVVAALNTAMHASRRSLRECVTDLLPELTTTATRIESDLHTATRFTHVSLT, encoded by the coding sequence ATCCGCGGGATCGCGGTACTGCGCGAGCTGACGAAGGCGGACGGCACGCTGAGCCTGAGCGGTCTGGAACGCGCCACCGGCCTGGCCCGCTCCACGGTCGACCGCATCACGGCCACGCTCGCCCGCATGGGCTACGTCCGCGTGGACGGCCGGGACGTGCACCTCTCCCCCCGCCTGATGGAACTGGGCAACGCCTACCTGTCGGCCCTGCGCCTCCCCGCCCTCCTCTCCCCGCACGCGGACGCCCTGGCCGACGAACTGGACGAGTCGGTCTCCCTGGCGGTCGCAGACCGCGACGGCATCCGCTTCATCCACCAGGCGACCCGCCGCCGCGCGATGTCCCTGAGCTTCCGCATCGGCGACCTGCTCCCCGCCGAACGCACCGCGCCCGGCCCCCTGTTCGCGACGGAGTGGACGACCGCGGACTGGCAGCGCTGGCGGGAACGCAGGGCGGCGGACCCGAGGGACCTGTCCTTCACGGCCGTACCGCCACGCAGGTACGGCGCGGACGCGAGGTACGACGAGGACTTCGTACGCCGCACGGAAGAGGCGTCGGCGAACGGCTGGGCCGTGGACGACCAGCTGATCGAACCGGGCCTGGTGGCGATCTCGGCACCGGTCCGCTCCCCTCACGCGCACGACGAATCGACCACTGGGGGCGGCGACGTACGCGCGGGGGGACGCGGCGAAGGGCACGCGGGGGCAGGCCGGATCGCCTGCGTGGCAAGCATCGTCAGCCACACGAGCCGCCACACGGCACACAACCTGCGGACGACCCTCCTCCCGAGGCTGCGGTCGGCGGTGACGGAGATGGAGGAGGAACTGCGCCGCACCCCGCCCCCGGAGCCCGGCCCGCCCCCCTCGGACCTGGCGCTCTGGACGGGCGAGTCCAAACTGAGGCTCGGCCGCGACTTCATCGAGTCCCTGGCGCGCGGCCTGACGGTCCTCACGGCGTTCGGCGAGGGCAGGCCGGAGCTGACGCTCACGGAGGTGGCCCGGGCGACGGGCCTGGCCAGGGCGACGGCCCGGCGGGCCTTGATCACGTATGAGCACCTGAACCTGGTGACGACCCGGGAAGCCCGCACCTTCTCCCTCACCCCCCGGGTCCTCTCCCTGGGCTACCCGCCCCTCTCCCGCACGTCCCTCCCCGAGATCGCCCAGCCCCACCTGGCCGACCTCACCTCCCGTATCCACGAGTCGACGTCGCTCGCGGTGCTGTCGGACTCCGGCGAGGAGATCCAGTGCACGGCGAGGGTGGCGACGGGCAGGGTGATGAGCGTGAACATCACGGTGGGCACCCGCCTGCCGGCCCACGCGACGGCTCTGGGCCGAGTCCTCCTGGCGGACTGGGCCGATGACCACCCGCTCCGGAATGCCCTGGCCACGGTCCGCTCCCAGGGTTACGCCTTGGTGGACGAGGAACTGGAGGAAGGCCTCCGCTCCCTGGCGGTCCCCATCCGCGACCGCGCCGGACGGGTGGTGGCCGCCCTGAACACGGCGATGCACGCGAGCCGCCGCTCCCTCCGGGAGTGCGTCACGGACCTGCTCCCCGAACTCACGACGACGGCCACCCGCATCGAATCGGACCTCCACACCGCCACCCGCTTCACCCACGTCTCCCTGACCTGA
- a CDS encoding helix-turn-helix domain-containing protein, with translation MHDDELLTVPDVMERLKLGRSTVYDLIRSRRLPSITIGRCRRIPARAVREYITNELEAAA, from the coding sequence ATGCATGACGACGAACTGCTGACGGTGCCTGACGTGATGGAGCGGCTCAAGCTCGGCCGCTCCACCGTCTACGACCTCATCCGCTCCCGTCGTCTGCCCTCGATCACCATCGGCCGGTGCCGTCGCATACCCGCGCGGGCCGTTCGCGAGTACATCACCAACGAACTGGAGGCGGCCGCCTGA
- a CDS encoding replication initiator: MAAQGTLPGTLRQLSGLGGCTNPIRLDGHRTEYDVDTRTGEIGNVLHHLDSTSLPAGQLLVRCNNRRTTRCAACAEVYRRDTFHLITSGLRGGKGIPERVAAHPRVFATFTAPSFGPVHNRPSSGRSCRCGTHHDQDDEALGTALDPDTYDYEAAVLWNAHAGPLWRRFSTYLRREVAKRASLSQRRFREHARVSFAKVAEYQKRGAVHFHAVIRIDGPSGGDTPPPPWATAELLTDAIQAAAAKVRVDGPVIDGRTHTFTFGRQLDVRTIRSADFDGGQELTERAVAAYIAKYATKGAEAATGALDRPLKFAAELAQLDISDHARRMIRTAWFLGVRTDLEHLRLRAWAHMLGFRGHFSTKSRRYSTTLGALRDARAEWRRAQAAAANGPEPETTYVLAHWVFAGTGLTDAEAWLAASLEPAPGTEGEPTHA; the protein is encoded by the coding sequence CTGGCCGCGCAGGGCACGCTGCCAGGTACCCTCCGCCAACTCTCCGGACTCGGCGGCTGCACCAACCCGATCCGCCTCGACGGCCACCGCACCGAGTACGACGTCGACACCCGCACCGGCGAGATCGGCAACGTCCTCCACCACCTCGACTCGACCAGCCTCCCGGCCGGGCAACTCCTCGTCCGCTGCAACAACCGCCGCACCACCCGCTGCGCCGCCTGCGCCGAGGTCTACCGCCGCGACACCTTCCACCTGATCACCTCGGGCCTGCGCGGCGGCAAGGGCATCCCGGAACGGGTCGCCGCCCACCCGCGCGTGTTCGCCACCTTCACCGCGCCTAGCTTCGGCCCGGTCCACAACCGCCCTTCCAGCGGGCGTTCCTGCCGCTGTGGCACCCACCACGACCAGGACGACGAGGCACTCGGCACCGCGCTCGACCCGGACACCTACGACTACGAAGCCGCCGTCCTCTGGAACGCCCACGCCGGTCCGCTCTGGCGGCGCTTCTCCACCTACCTGCGCCGAGAGGTCGCCAAGCGCGCCAGCCTCTCCCAGCGGCGCTTCCGCGAGCACGCCCGCGTGAGCTTCGCCAAGGTCGCCGAGTACCAGAAGCGCGGCGCGGTCCACTTCCACGCGGTCATCCGCATCGACGGCCCCAGCGGCGGCGACACCCCGCCCCCTCCCTGGGCCACGGCCGAGCTGCTCACCGACGCCATCCAGGCCGCCGCCGCCAAGGTCCGCGTGGACGGCCCGGTCATCGACGGCCGCACCCACACCTTCACCTTCGGCCGCCAACTCGACGTCCGCACCATCCGCTCGGCCGACTTCGACGGCGGCCAGGAGCTGACCGAGCGGGCTGTCGCCGCCTACATCGCCAAGTACGCCACCAAGGGCGCCGAGGCAGCGACGGGTGCCCTCGACCGCCCGCTCAAGTTCGCCGCCGAACTCGCCCAGCTCGACATCAGCGACCACGCCCGCCGCATGATCCGAACCGCATGGTTCCTCGGCGTACGCACGGACCTCGAACACCTCCGCCTGCGCGCCTGGGCTCACATGCTCGGATTCCGCGGTCACTTCTCCACCAAGTCCCGCCGCTACTCCACCACCCTCGGCGCCCTCCGCGACGCCCGCGCCGAATGGCGCCGCGCCCAAGCAGCAGCAGCCAACGGCCCCGAGCCCGAGACGACGTACGTCCTCGCGCACTGGGTCTTCGCCGGAACCGGCCTCACGGACGCCGAAGCCTGGCTTGCCGCATCCCTCGAACCCGCCCCCGGAACGGAAGGAGAGCCCACCCATGCATGA
- a CDS encoding SpdD protein, whose translation MFLPKYPESPTPPPAHTHTPTETAPVRRSLPSASIDQKTVVALVVGGVVLTALLAAVAVTAISVAMAAVVLRSMLRDHHRR comes from the coding sequence GTGTTCCTCCCGAAGTACCCCGAGAGCCCGACCCCGCCGCCCGCGCACACCCACACCCCGACCGAGACAGCACCCGTTCGGCGCTCGCTGCCCTCGGCCTCCATCGATCAGAAGACCGTCGTCGCCCTGGTCGTCGGCGGGGTCGTCCTCACCGCGCTCCTGGCCGCCGTCGCCGTCACGGCCATCTCCGTTGCCATGGCCGCCGTCGTCCTGCGCTCCATGCTCCGCGACCACCACCGCCGCTGA
- a CDS encoding mobile element transfer protein encodes MTANRRFRNVVRIGPVQVGTYYDARGHEKHTAACSAPRCGFSTDYEGRAAAELAARTHRCPVR; translated from the coding sequence GTGACCGCCAACCGCCGCTTCCGCAACGTCGTCCGCATCGGCCCCGTCCAGGTCGGCACGTACTACGACGCCCGGGGCCATGAGAAGCACACCGCCGCCTGCTCCGCCCCGCGCTGCGGCTTCTCCACCGACTACGAGGGCCGTGCCGCCGCTGAGCTTGCCGCCCGCACCCACCGCTGCCCCGTCCGCTGA
- a CDS encoding DUF2637 domain-containing protein yields the protein MRAQLARVDAVLIQAVIAAALSFAHLHDIASAAGQDGWKAWAYPISVDLLLVAAWRRLRSGEAKAAGWCWFLIALTASLGANVATAGLLDMNHVPAWLRILVAGWPAVAFLGGTLLAHSAPKTIDHAAEPDTDDDEVHDQAEEPEFLPEPPVHPAPEQTPPPRPVNEPEPPERPAPPVPAALVAHARKVAAEHHTRTGTPIDTPTLRARLGVPAPMAEAIATHL from the coding sequence ATGCGCGCCCAACTGGCCCGCGTTGACGCGGTGCTCATCCAAGCCGTCATCGCCGCCGCACTGTCCTTCGCCCACCTGCACGACATCGCCTCGGCGGCCGGACAGGACGGATGGAAAGCCTGGGCCTACCCCATCAGCGTCGACCTGCTGCTCGTCGCCGCCTGGCGTCGCCTGCGGTCCGGGGAAGCGAAAGCGGCCGGGTGGTGCTGGTTCCTCATCGCGCTCACGGCCTCACTCGGAGCCAACGTCGCCACCGCCGGCCTGCTCGACATGAACCACGTCCCGGCCTGGCTGCGCATCCTCGTGGCGGGCTGGCCTGCGGTCGCCTTCCTCGGCGGCACCCTGCTCGCACACTCCGCACCGAAGACGATCGACCACGCCGCCGAACCCGACACGGACGACGACGAGGTCCATGACCAGGCGGAGGAACCAGAATTCCTCCCCGAGCCACCCGTCCACCCGGCACCCGAGCAAACCCCGCCCCCGCGTCCGGTCAACGAACCGGAACCGCCTGAGCGTCCCGCCCCGCCCGTTCCGGCCGCCCTCGTCGCACACGCCCGCAAGGTCGCCGCCGAACACCACACCCGCACCGGAACACCCATCGACACCCCCACCCTCCGCGCCCGCCTCGGCGTCCCCGCACCCATGGCCGAAGCCATCGCCACCCACCTCTGA
- a CDS encoding GntR family transcriptional regulator, giving the protein MPSLPSGLLGDLDPTSDRAVFRQIADQLREAIDRGRFKEGEKLPSEAELVEHYGVSRMTVRNSFSVLQGEGLVHAEHGKGVFVRPRPPVRRLASDRFARRHREQGKSAFIVEADAAGSHPQVDSLEVKEEKASQDVSTRLGSVRRVLARRRRYLLDGRPVEFATSYLPLDIARGTPIAEPNPGPGGIYARLEELGHRLDHFEEEIRARMPSPDEVRTLRLASGVPVIHLIRTAFDQGGRAVEVCDTVMAADAYVLSYQLPAT; this is encoded by the coding sequence GTGCCGTCTCTTCCTTCCGGCCTCCTCGGCGATCTCGATCCCACGAGCGATCGTGCGGTCTTTCGGCAGATCGCCGACCAGCTGCGCGAGGCCATCGACCGTGGGCGATTCAAGGAGGGCGAAAAGCTGCCCTCCGAGGCCGAACTCGTCGAGCACTACGGGGTTTCCCGTATGACGGTTCGAAACTCCTTCTCCGTCCTCCAAGGCGAGGGCCTGGTGCACGCCGAGCACGGCAAGGGCGTCTTCGTGCGACCACGCCCGCCTGTACGGCGTCTTGCCTCAGACCGGTTCGCCCGGCGTCATCGCGAGCAGGGGAAGTCCGCGTTCATCGTGGAGGCCGACGCCGCCGGCAGTCACCCGCAGGTGGACAGCCTGGAGGTCAAGGAGGAGAAGGCCAGTCAGGATGTCTCCACCCGGCTCGGGTCCGTGCGACGGGTGCTGGCCCGGCGTCGCCGCTACCTGCTGGACGGGCGGCCCGTGGAGTTCGCTACCTCGTACCTGCCGCTCGACATCGCGCGCGGTACCCCGATCGCCGAGCCGAACCCCGGGCCCGGTGGCATCTATGCCCGGCTTGAGGAGCTGGGGCACCGCCTTGACCACTTCGAGGAAGAGATCCGCGCTCGGATGCCCTCGCCTGATGAGGTCCGGACTCTGCGACTGGCTTCTGGCGTGCCGGTCATCCACCTGATCCGTACCGCGTTCGACCAGGGCGGGCGAGCCGTGGAGGTCTGCGACACGGTCATGGCAGCCGACGCCTACGTCCTGTCGTACCAGCTCCCGGCGACGTGA
- a CDS encoding NUDIX hydrolase — translation MSVAGVIVDDQDRALLIKRRDNGHWEPPGGILEREETIPEALQREVLEETGIKIALPATLTGIYKNMKGLIVSMVFRCEAADGTPTTGDETRALRWATREEVIELADEAYAIRVLDALDAVSPPAIRAHDGVKLV, via the coding sequence GTGAGCGTCGCCGGAGTCATCGTCGACGACCAGGACCGCGCCCTCTTGATCAAGCGCCGCGACAACGGCCACTGGGAACCCCCGGGCGGCATCCTCGAACGCGAGGAAACCATCCCCGAGGCCCTTCAGCGCGAAGTTCTCGAAGAGACCGGCATCAAGATCGCGCTTCCCGCGACCCTGACCGGGATCTACAAGAACATGAAGGGCTTGATCGTCTCCATGGTCTTCCGCTGTGAGGCCGCCGACGGCACGCCCACCACCGGGGACGAGACCCGCGCACTGCGCTGGGCCACCCGCGAAGAGGTCATCGAACTCGCCGACGAGGCATACGCGATCCGCGTCCTGGACGCATTGGACGCTGTATCCCCGCCGGCCATCCGCGCCCACGACGGCGTGAAACTCGTCTAG
- a CDS encoding ATP-binding protein → MHEYTSTARVWGLTCPGFPEEVSRARRWTRDILRGSPLADDAELIASELSANAILHTASGTASGSFHLALAVTPQVVALSVTDAGGTGMSPKVEHQEQDAEHGRGLSMVTALAHRVVIHNSQAGHTVTAELFASARPGGRTW, encoded by the coding sequence ATGCACGAGTATACGAGCACCGCCCGGGTCTGGGGACTCACTTGCCCAGGATTTCCGGAAGAGGTGAGCCGGGCCCGCCGCTGGACGCGGGACATCCTGCGCGGATCTCCCCTGGCCGACGACGCCGAACTGATCGCGAGCGAGCTGAGCGCGAACGCGATCCTCCACACGGCAAGCGGAACGGCATCCGGCAGCTTCCACCTGGCCCTGGCCGTCACCCCGCAAGTGGTCGCCCTTTCGGTCACGGACGCCGGGGGCACCGGCATGTCCCCCAAGGTCGAGCACCAGGAGCAGGACGCCGAACACGGCCGAGGCCTGAGCATGGTCACCGCACTCGCACACCGGGTCGTGATCCACAACAGCCAGGCCGGCCACACCGTCACCGCGGAACTCTTCGCGAGCGCACGACCGGGAGGACGCACATGGTGA
- a CDS encoding PIN domain-containing protein, producing MIFLDTNVLPRVGSLKNVLMSAVLKVASHNQLKVYISEVVLEESVNIRKDLASEAIQKLQEAFNQASKVMDLESIYIPDLQEITAAWRAELEAAFEVVSVEGTQAVEALKREAARKRPAREGKGARDSAIWLSMLDSASSYNAPVHFVSDNKDDFADTADAKRLHPDLLEDCKARAVEVIYHRNLDSLLDALSSKVTTVPERENINSALPVLLEALFDIGLSQEISEKYHADRGFLIDVRVSSVRKIKSYQVEDTVLSLVDLHLEVDTELADEADPPKVPLSVGCRSWIQLDSKTGSVVTIDVEEITTLRAR from the coding sequence GTGATTTTTCTAGACACTAATGTGCTTCCCAGGGTGGGATCCCTTAAGAATGTTCTGATGTCTGCGGTTTTAAAAGTAGCTTCACACAACCAGCTGAAAGTTTATATTTCTGAGGTTGTGCTCGAAGAGTCGGTGAACATCAGAAAGGACCTTGCGTCGGAGGCGATCCAAAAGCTACAGGAGGCTTTCAATCAGGCATCCAAAGTGATGGATCTCGAGTCGATTTACATCCCCGACTTGCAGGAAATCACTGCCGCATGGAGGGCGGAACTTGAGGCAGCCTTCGAGGTAGTGAGTGTTGAGGGAACACAAGCAGTCGAAGCGCTTAAGCGCGAAGCGGCTCGCAAGCGGCCTGCCCGTGAGGGAAAAGGTGCCAGGGATAGCGCAATTTGGCTGAGCATGCTGGACTCGGCGTCCAGCTACAATGCGCCTGTTCATTTCGTCTCTGACAATAAGGATGACTTCGCTGACACGGCTGATGCGAAACGCCTGCATCCCGACCTACTTGAGGATTGCAAAGCGCGAGCCGTAGAAGTGATTTATCACAGAAACCTAGACTCGTTGCTCGATGCCCTTTCGAGTAAAGTGACCACGGTTCCTGAGCGTGAAAATATCAACAGTGCGCTCCCTGTCCTCCTGGAAGCGCTGTTTGATATTGGCCTTTCTCAAGAAATTTCCGAAAAGTATCACGCAGACAGAGGCTTCCTTATTGATGTAAGAGTTTCCAGCGTTCGCAAGATTAAGTCATACCAAGTGGAGGATACGGTTCTCAGTCTCGTCGATCTGCATTTGGAAGTAGATACGGAATTGGCTGATGAGGCGGATCCTCCGAAAGTGCCACTCTCTGTAGGATGTCGATCTTGGATTCAATTGGATTCCAAGACGGGCTCTGTTGTGACCATTGACGTAGAGGAGATCACGACGTTGCGCGCTCGATAA